DNA from Verrucomicrobiia bacterium:
ACTGTTTTTCCAGTTGAGCAACCAGCTCAATCATACGATTTTTTGTTTCGGCAATCGCTAAATTACAAAACTCGATGCCCGTGCACGAAACACATCCTTGCCGAAAATTACTGGGATTCCAGGCCAATCCAAGAGATTCGATTTCTTTTTTTAAGGGTTCAACATTGGCTTGAGGCACATTCAGAATAATCAAATTCTGCTTATTCGTCGTGCGAATCGCATCTTGAGCTGGCTTGCAATAACGTCGCGCAAGATCCGCAATGGCTTTGAGTTGATGAAATCGAGCTCTTCCTCCCGCAAAGCTTATGCCCACGTAATACAAACCCGATTGTTTTTGCGCGCAAACCGCCAAATGATCACTTTCCGGATCATGAGGAAAATCAAATTCAGTATGCCGATCAAATTGTTTACCCGATAATCGCTCCAATTCCGCCACCACTTTATCCACACCCCAATCCGCCACTAAAAACTTAAAACGCGCTTTATTGCGAGCATGGCGATAACCGTAGTCGCGATAAATCACAGAAATATAATGTGCCACGGTTAACACCTCTTCTTCAGGAATAAAAATAGGCAATGTCTTCGCTAAATGAGGAGCCGAAGAAAGTCCGCCGCCCACTTTTAGGCCAAATCCCACCTCTTTTTGCCCGTTAACCGTTCGTTCCAATCCAAAAAATCCCACGCAATTAATATCGGGTTGCGCGCAATGAATACGACAACCTGAAATCGAAATTTTATATTTACGCGGCAAATTGGAAAACTCGCGATTATCCGTCAAATGCTGACTAATCACATGCAAATAAGGCGTCGCATCAATAATTTCCTCATGATCAATTCCCGCTACGGGACAACCCACCACATTGCGCGTGTCATCTCCACAAGCGCCCGATGTGGTAATGCCCACAGCTTTCAATCGCGCAAAAATATCGGTAAAATGTTCAATTCGCAACCAATGCATTTGAAAAGTTTGTCGCGTAGTAATATCAGCGATGCCATGCCCATATTGCTCCGCTAAATCCGCAATCACATCCAACTGCGCGGCATTCAATTGTCCACCCGGAATTTTGGTACGCAACATGAAATAGCCACTGTCTTTGGGACGTTGACGATAAACACCAAACCATTTCAAACGATCAAAATCGTCTTCTGGAATACTCGCAAACCCCGTTTCGGCATAACGCGCAATATCCGGTAAAACATCCAACCCATCCTTCGCCACTTTCAGCTTCTCCATAGGAGTTTCGCCAGGGGTGAAATTGCGAGGTGTCGATAAAGGTACAGAATTCATACGTCTCTAGAATTTTAAACAAGATTTCAAGTTTTTCAATCCCAACCACAGAAACCTGGCTAGGAAACCGTTTTGGTTTTGACTTTGATCTTTTTACGTTTTTCGTGCAGCTTGCGTCGTTTGCGTTTAATAATTTTGTTATATTGTTTTCCCATAAATGAAAGTAAGCATAAGAAAAAAGTAACGACCATTTGTCAAGAACAACCTGAAATGAAGATTGATTTTTAATAAATCTTTTGCTAAAACAGTTAGTCATGCGCATCAACTCTCAACTCCTTCGCCCTGCTGCTATATCGGGGTCAAAGCGCTCGCAACCGCGCTCTTTTTGGAGTTGGTTGAGCCAGATCACTCAAATTCTCATCTTTCTTGCGGCTGGCATTTTGATTTATCTCTTTTTTGTTCCCTCCTTCGATAAATCGCGTGAATTAAAACGCGATCTAACCAATTACGACATTGAAATTGATCGCGAAAAAAATCGTAATGACTCGCTTTATCAAGAAGCTGACGCGCTCAATCATGACACTGATGCGATTGAACGCTTGGCGCGAGATCGACTGAATCTAGCGCGAGAAGATGAACTTGTTTTCCGATTTGAACCTTACGAAAAACAAAAAGCGACGTCGGCCAACGTCACAACGTCTCGTCAAGAACCCGTTTGGTAATTTGCCCGTAGGCATCGATACGACGATCGCGAAAAAAGGGCCAATGCGTTCGAGTAAAATCTACTTTCGTTAAATCCACCTCTGCCACTAGCACTTCTTCTTTTTGTTGCGAAGCTTTTTTCAAAATGATACCTTGCGTGTCAGCTACAAAACTTTGGCCCCAAAACTCGATGCCTTGCTGATCACTATCACCTTTTAACTTTTCGTGGCCGATTCGATTCGCGACCGCAACGTAACAACCATTGGCTACCGCATGAGCCCGTTGAATCGTTTCCCACGCTTGATGCTGCGCTTCACCATATTCCGCTTTTTCCTGAGGATGCCAACCAATGGCCGTAGGATAAAACAAAATTTCCGCACCCTGCAAAGCCGTCAAACGCGCCGCTTCCGGATACCACTGATCCCAACAGATTAAAACACCAATTTTGCCATACCGTGTTTGCCACGCGCGAAAACCTAAATCGCCCGGAGTGAAATAAAATTTTTCGTAATAGCGAGGATCATCGGGAATATGCATTTTACGATATCGCCCCAATAAAGAACCATCCGCATCCACCACAATCGCAGTGTTGTGATAAACTCCAGCCAGGCGCTGTTCAAAGAGTGAGCCGATCAACACGATTTTTTTTTCTTGGGCAAGTTGACAAAATGATTTCGTGCTTGGCCCATCGGGAATAGGTTCAGCCAATCCAAAATAATCATGATTTTCTTCCTGACAAAAATAAGGTGAAGCAAAAAGTTCCTCCGTACAAATGATCTGAGCACCCTGTTCTGCCGCCTTCCGAATTAAAGCCAATTGACGCTCTAAATTATCTACAGGCTTAGGATCCGCATGCGTTTGAATCAAACCCACCTTAACCATTCTCGAAGAAGTCGCACCAGCCATATATCAAGCCACCGCGCTTTGCTGTTCCAATTTCACCACGCACAAAGGATAACGTAATTTCAGATCGTCACCCAAATAAATTTCCACATGGTAAGCGCCGTAAACATCAAACTGTAGTCCAGGAAAAAAATGCACATTTGTGGCATGAGCTTCCAAATGATTCAGTTCAAACGTCACCTGATTTTCGCATATCACTTTTTCTTCATCAGGACTCATGATGCGCGCTTTTTGCAAAAACTTGCCCGCACCACTGCTCCAACGCGTCCAAAGACAAAACTTTAATAACCGAACCGGAAGTTGAGGCGCAAAAATGGCGTTAATGACTCCTACCAACGTTTGCGATCCATTGACTTCCATACGAACATCTTCACAAGCCATCGACGCTTGAAGATCGGGAGTGACTATTTCTTCCATATTTTTTAATTAAAGAAAAACTCCTTAATACGCAAGCGAACCTTCTACCACACCGCTTGAATCGCACGCCGCTGTCCACTGGCTCTTTCCAAATAAAAAAGTTGCTTATGCGTTTGCGCAAATTCATGCAACAAACGCGTCACTTTCACATCATAACAACAATATTCCGCAATGTCCGACCATCGCTCTTGCTGAAACCACTTTAACGCATCCATACCTTCCGCTGTCTTGCCCACGCCTAATGTCGCTTGAGCAATGGAATCGAGTTTCAAACGCATGCCCAACGTTTTCTCGATTTCCACCATCATGTCCAAAGTGGGAATTTGCGATAAATCCAAAACCGAATAAGCCGACAAAACCCGATAATCAAAATTCAACAAATTATAACCCACCACCAAACTCGCTCGACTCAAATCCGAAATAAGCTGAGAAACGTCTTCTTCTAAATAAATTTTGTATTGATGATCAAGTGTATTGTAAGTAACTGCTAAAGAAAGTCTTAGATCATGAATTTTACTATATCCTCCTACCTGTTGGAGGCTTTTTTGTGTTTCTAAATCGAAATAAACAATATTTTTCATTCTAATAACCGATCAAGAAAAAGCTTCTCAAAAACCCATGAAAAATCAAACGAATAAAAAAGCCCAGGTCTTTGCGACCCGGGCTACCAAGGAGGAGAATGAAACATCTAATTAAGACCAGTAAATATAACGCAAAACGCTTTTAGATTCAACTCTTTTTTTCAAAATTTAATCTTTTTCCCATTTTACCTATGAAAATTATAGCACGGTATGATCAGGAATTACGCTATTTTTCGGAATAACCATAATTCCATCTCGAATATAATAAAGTTCATGATCCGAATGACTGGGTTTACCGTGAGGTGAAATAACACAATTTCTGCCTATTCTAGCATTTTTATCAATAATCGCCTTTTGAATCTGCGTGCCTTCTCCAATACCTAAAGGAATGGTAGCAGAAATCGGTTTTTCCCCCTCATAATAATCTGCGCCCATCACAATGCTTTCCTCAATTTTCACTCCCTTCTGAACTACGCAACGATTTCCCAACAAAGACCTCTGCAAAATCGCTTCCTGAATCGAACAACCCGCACAAATCGAAACATTTTTCAAAGTCGCATTTTCGATGCGATTCGGGGGTAAATTGCGTGCCCGAGTATAAATCGGTTGACCCGGCAAATTCCATTCAAACTGAGGCTTAGCTTCGCACAAATCCAAATTCGCCCGATAATAAGCGCGAATCGTTCCCACATCCTCCCAATAACCTTGAAAAACAAAAGCCCTAACTTTGTAACGCCCAATCGCAGCGGGAATAATATCCTTACCAAAATCCAATAAATCGCTGTTCAACACCTCATGCAAAACCCTTCGATTAAACGCATAAATACCCATCGACGCTAAATAAAGTGGCTCGTTTACCTGGATATTTAAAACACGACGCATTCCCTCATCCAAATGCAAATCTTTTAATAACGTTTCCTCTTTCGGTTTTTCCACAAACCGTTTAATGGCGTGTTCTTCGTCAATTTGCATAATGCCAAACTCTGGCACCGCTTCACGATTCACCGGAATCACTGCTACCGTAATGTCAGCTCCCGTCGTCGCATGCTCCTCTAAAAGCGAACGATAATCCATTCGATAAAGTTGATCTCCT
Protein-coding regions in this window:
- a CDS encoding carbon-nitrogen hydrolase; amino-acid sequence: MVKVGLIQTHADPKPVDNLERQLALIRKAAEQGAQIICTEELFASPYFCQEENHDYFGLAEPIPDGPSTKSFCQLAQEKKIVLIGSLFEQRLAGVYHNTAIVVDADGSLLGRYRKMHIPDDPRYYEKFYFTPGDLGFRAWQTRYGKIGVLICWDQWYPEAARLTALQGAEILFYPTAIGWHPQEKAEYGEAQHQAWETIQRAHAVANGCYVAVANRIGHEKLKGDSDQQGIEFWGQSFVADTQGIILKKASQQKEEVLVAEVDLTKVDFTRTHWPFFRDRRIDAYGQITKRVLDETL
- a CDS encoding ribonuclease H-like domain-containing protein; the protein is MKNIVYFDLETQKSLQQVGGYSKIHDLRLSLAVTYNTLDHQYKIYLEEDVSQLISDLSRASLVVGYNLLNFDYRVLSAYSVLDLSQIPTLDMMVEIEKTLGMRLKLDSIAQATLGVGKTAEGMDALKWFQQERWSDIAEYCCYDVKVTRLLHEFAQTHKQLFYLERASGQRRAIQAVW
- a CDS encoding glucose-1-phosphate adenylyltransferase; protein product: MSQASSGIVQKIQRTAAIVMGGGAGTRLFPLTKDRAKPAVPLGGKYRLVDIPISNCLNSNLRQIYLLTQFNSSSLHRHIQRTYKFDEFSSGFVEIMAAQQTGNPNQGWYQGTADAVRHNLVHFDNEIYNTALILSGDQLYRMDYRSLLEEHATTGADITVAVIPVNREAVPEFGIMQIDEEHAIKRFVEKPKEETLLKDLHLDEGMRRVLNIQVNEPLYLASMGIYAFNRRVLHEVLNSDLLDFGKDIIPAAIGRYKVRAFVFQGYWEDVGTIRAYYRANLDLCEAKPQFEWNLPGQPIYTRARNLPPNRIENATLKNVSICAGCSIQEAILQRSLLGNRCVVQKGVKIEESIVMGADYYEGEKPISATIPLGIGEGTQIQKAIIDKNARIGRNCVISPHGKPSHSDHELYYIRDGIMVIPKNSVIPDHTVL
- a CDS encoding septum formation initiator family protein encodes the protein MRINSQLLRPAAISGSKRSQPRSFWSWLSQITQILIFLAAGILIYLFFVPSFDKSRELKRDLTNYDIEIDREKNRNDSLYQEADALNHDTDAIERLARDRLNLAREDELVFRFEPYEKQKATSANVTTSRQEPVW
- a CDS encoding nitrite/sulfite reductase translates to MNSVPLSTPRNFTPGETPMEKLKVAKDGLDVLPDIARYAETGFASIPEDDFDRLKWFGVYRQRPKDSGYFMLRTKIPGGQLNAAQLDVIADLAEQYGHGIADITTRQTFQMHWLRIEHFTDIFARLKAVGITTSGACGDDTRNVVGCPVAGIDHEEIIDATPYLHVISQHLTDNREFSNLPRKYKISISGCRIHCAQPDINCVGFFGLERTVNGQKEVGFGLKVGGGLSSAPHLAKTLPIFIPEEEVLTVAHYISVIYRDYGYRHARNKARFKFLVADWGVDKVVAELERLSGKQFDRHTEFDFPHDPESDHLAVCAQKQSGLYYVGISFAGGRARFHQLKAIADLARRYCKPAQDAIRTTNKQNLIILNVPQANVEPLKKEIESLGLAWNPSNFRQGCVSCTGIEFCNLAIAETKNRMIELVAQLEKQCAFYDEKIRIHFSGCPSSCGQHQIADIGFRGGMTKVNGVSTECFDMFLGGKVGRDARFNQLVKGKVLSTEIHNVIEKVLRYYQDKRNSGESFADFCSRTPREEWTATLG